From the Acidovorax carolinensis genome, one window contains:
- a CDS encoding MarR family winged helix-turn-helix transcriptional regulator produces MALHHISATPACTPSTLARSLAVDSASVTRLLDRLENKGMLQRAAQERMDRTHDRRVVEIILTEHGCNAIRELKSHWQSARSELTEAFKQSEIHGLALAD; encoded by the coding sequence ATGGCGCTACACCATATTTCAGCCACTCCAGCATGTACGCCTAGCACTTTGGCCCGCAGTCTGGCAGTCGACTCAGCCTCTGTGACAAGGCTATTGGACCGTCTTGAAAACAAGGGCATGCTCCAAAGAGCAGCACAAGAGCGCATGGATCGCACGCATGACCGCAGAGTTGTCGAGATTATTCTGACTGAACATGGATGCAACGCGATACGTGAGTTGAAGTCACATTGGCAGTCCGCTCGCTCGGAATTGACCGAGGCTTTCAAACAAAGCGAAATACATGGGTTAGCACTAGCTGATTGA
- a CDS encoding relaxase/mobilization nuclease and DUF3363 domain-containing protein — MTDRRDDDFRIRPSAPKNRGQGFVSKVLKQAGKASSGKSTVRRLGTASGTGRGTGQRPGSRLGRGHTAARFAGAKLTPMSRRVTIKTLLVNQRQASPQSLAKHLRYIERDGVGRDGEPGQAYGPQTDAADLDAFKEHCADDRHHFRFILSPEDGAELEDLRTYTRHLMGRMEADLGTGLDWVAVTHWNTDNPHTHIVVRGRDDTGKDLIIAGDYIADGFRHRAAELATEWLGPRTELEIQQTLQREVEQERWTSLDRTLQREAGDDGRVHVERLNEPRLQRQRLLLIGRLQRLQRLGLADELRPGTLAFHADAEKTLRALGERGDIIRTMQRAMRGEPRELAVFEPGDDGRTIVGRVAAKGLADELRDRGYLVIDGVDGKAHYVALNARDELANYPTGAVVEVKGSADVRAADKNITALASGGLYRTDHHLAVAQGQAVPGRDPQEVVAAHVRRLEALRRAGIVERVAEGLWKVPDDLAEQGRRYDAQRLGGVAVELKSHLPIERQARVIGATWLDQQLIAGGSGLGDLGFGGEARQAMQQRADFLAEQGLAERHGQRVILARNLLGTLRNQDLAQVAKDIAADTGLEHRPVADGQRVAGIYRRSVMLASGRYAMLDDGMGFSLVPWKPVIEQRLGQQLAATVRGGGVSWEIGRQRGPSIS; from the coding sequence ATGACCGACCGCCGCGACGATGATTTCCGCATCCGCCCCAGCGCCCCAAAGAACCGGGGCCAGGGCTTCGTCTCCAAGGTGCTCAAGCAGGCAGGCAAGGCCAGCAGCGGCAAGTCCACTGTGCGCCGTCTTGGCACTGCGAGCGGCACCGGGAGGGGCACCGGCCAGCGGCCCGGCTCGCGCCTGGGGCGCGGCCACACGGCGGCGCGCTTCGCCGGAGCGAAGCTCACGCCCATGTCGCGGCGCGTGACCATCAAGACGCTGCTGGTCAACCAGCGCCAAGCCAGCCCGCAGTCGCTCGCCAAGCACCTGCGCTACATCGAGCGCGACGGTGTGGGCCGCGATGGCGAGCCGGGCCAAGCCTATGGGCCGCAGACCGATGCTGCCGACCTCGACGCCTTCAAGGAACACTGCGCCGACGACCGACACCATTTCCGCTTCATCCTCTCGCCCGAGGATGGCGCGGAACTGGAAGACCTGCGCACCTACACGCGGCACCTCATGGGCCGCATGGAGGCCGACCTGGGCACGGGCCTCGATTGGGTGGCCGTCACTCACTGGAACACCGACAACCCGCACACGCACATCGTCGTGCGCGGGCGCGATGACACCGGCAAAGACCTCATCATCGCGGGCGACTACATCGCCGATGGCTTCCGCCATCGCGCCGCCGAACTGGCGACCGAATGGCTGGGGCCGCGCACCGAACTGGAGATCCAGCAGACTTTGCAGCGCGAGGTCGAGCAAGAGCGATGGACGAGCCTCGACCGCACGCTGCAACGTGAGGCCGGCGATGATGGCCGAGTGCATGTCGAACGCCTCAACGAACCGCGGTTGCAACGTCAGCGCCTGCTGCTGATCGGCCGCCTGCAACGCTTGCAGCGCCTTGGCCTGGCCGACGAGCTGCGGCCGGGCACCTTGGCCTTCCATGCCGACGCCGAGAAGACCTTGCGTGCCCTGGGCGAGCGTGGCGACATCATCCGCACCATGCAGCGGGCCATGCGTGGCGAGCCGCGCGAGTTGGCGGTGTTCGAGCCGGGGGACGATGGCCGAACCATCGTCGGTCGCGTGGCCGCGAAGGGGCTGGCCGACGAGCTGCGCGACCGGGGCTATCTGGTCATCGACGGCGTGGACGGCAAAGCCCATTACGTCGCGCTCAATGCCCGCGACGAACTGGCGAACTATCCGACCGGCGCGGTGGTGGAGGTGAAGGGATCGGCTGACGTGCGCGCTGCCGACAAGAACATCACCGCACTGGCGAGCGGCGGCCTATACCGCACCGACCATCACCTGGCCGTTGCGCAGGGTCAAGCCGTGCCCGGCCGCGATCCGCAGGAAGTCGTCGCGGCCCACGTCCGCCGGCTGGAAGCCCTGCGCCGCGCAGGCATCGTGGAGCGCGTGGCCGAGGGGCTATGGAAGGTGCCGGACGACCTGGCCGAACAGGGCCGCCGCTATGACGCACAGCGCCTGGGCGGCGTGGCCGTGGAACTGAAATCGCACCTGCCCATCGAGCGGCAGGCCCGCGTGATCGGAGCCACCTGGCTCGACCAGCAACTGATCGCTGGTGGCTCGGGCTTGGGCGACCTGGGTTTTGGTGGCGAGGCCAGACAGGCGATGCAGCAACGCGCCGACTTTCTGGCCGAACAGGGGCTGGCCGAGCGGCACGGGCAGCGTGTGATCCTCGCGCGCAACCTGCTGGGCACGCTGCGCAACCAGGACCTGGCGCAGGTCGCCAAAGACATTGCGGCCGACACCGGCTTAGAGCATCGCCCGGTGGCCGACGGGCAGCGCGTGGCTGGCATCTACCGGCGCTCCGTCATGCTCGCCAGTGGGCGCTACGCGATGCTCGATGACGGCATGGGGTTCTCACTGGTGCCGTGGAAACCCGTGATCGAACAACGCTTGGGGCAGCAACTTGCCGCCACGGTGCGCGGCGGCGGGGTGTCGTGGGAGATTGGGCGGCAGCGTGGGCCGTCAATCAGCTAG
- a CDS encoding S26 family signal peptidase, whose protein sequence is MTADSITARTPEAAPHPRSRLRFRIVLAGFAAVGLAALTWAAFVQPLPRLIYNPSDSVPVGWYRVQPLDHRAASLPRRLEVGSIVLTRLPADAGVLAAQRGYLPAHVPLLKRVGAVAPQHVCIVAGQVRIDGAPAAAALPADRLGRPLPSLQLCRRLEPGELFLLSVTNPASFDSRYFGPVSASAVIGVAHPLWLEARP, encoded by the coding sequence ATGACCGCTGATTCCATCACCGCACGCACGCCCGAAGCCGCGCCGCATCCTCGCTCGCGCCTGCGCTTTCGCATCGTGCTGGCAGGCTTCGCCGCCGTCGGCCTTGCTGCGCTGACCTGGGCGGCGTTCGTGCAACCGCTGCCGCGCCTGATCTACAACCCGTCCGACAGCGTGCCGGTCGGCTGGTATCGCGTGCAGCCGCTTGACCATCGGGCCGCCTCACTTCCACGTCGGCTGGAAGTAGGCAGCATTGTTCTGACCCGATTGCCCGCCGACGCTGGCGTGCTTGCTGCGCAGCGCGGCTACCTGCCGGCACACGTTCCGTTGCTCAAACGTGTGGGCGCGGTCGCGCCGCAACACGTCTGCATCGTCGCCGGGCAGGTTCGCATCGACGGCGCGCCTGCGGCCGCCGCGCTGCCTGCCGACCGGCTGGGCCGGCCGCTGCCATCCTTGCAGCTTTGCCGCCGCCTCGAACCGGGCGAGCTGTTCCTGTTGAGCGTGACCAATCCGGCGTCGTTCGACAGCCGCTATTTCGGCCCGGTCAGCGCATCCGCCGTGATCGGCGTCGCGCATCCGCTCTGGTTGGAGGCACGCCCATGA
- a CDS encoding DUF2840 domain-containing protein: MNISALPAAHAATAAPAAAPPPSLSTLAGQAGSVPLTRVSLAYIEPRFKLYLRFGEPARTLRLDRWRRCAVFLPRAMFCRVRWEANDYGTIRWQLMVMQAATPLDDMQRIPGVRPGARLLLHAEGENAVRAVLERIDGIDAQGIAAIDVSPAYWRTLGNRLVARLPLPEYTAERHAAWLAGRALP; this comes from the coding sequence ATGAACATATCCGCCTTGCCTGCCGCTCACGCGGCGACGGCTGCACCGGCTGCTGCGCCGCCGCCTTCGCTTTCGACGCTCGCCGGCCAAGCTGGCAGCGTGCCCCTGACTCGCGTATCGCTCGCCTACATCGAACCGCGCTTCAAGCTCTACCTGCGTTTCGGCGAACCGGCGCGCACGCTGCGGCTCGACCGCTGGCGGCGCTGCGCGGTGTTCCTGCCGCGTGCAATGTTCTGCCGCGTGCGCTGGGAAGCAAACGACTACGGCACGATCCGCTGGCAGCTCATGGTGATGCAAGCCGCCACGCCGCTGGACGACATGCAGCGCATTCCCGGCGTGCGGCCGGGCGCACGCCTGCTGCTGCACGCCGAAGGCGAGAACGCGGTGCGTGCCGTGCTGGAACGCATCGACGGCATCGACGCGCAGGGCATCGCCGCCATTGACGTGTCGCCCGCGTACTGGCGCACGCTGGGCAACCGTCTGGTGGCCCGCCTGCCTTTGCCCGAATACACCGCCGAGCGGCACGCCGCCTGGCTGGCCGGGAGGGCGCTGCCATGA
- a CDS encoding chromosome partitioning protein ParB yields the protein MTAKPPRSKRVGIGARPPANPHAEAWIRQGDADALNKGDLYTARLTLDVTPALRARIKIAAFGQGVTVAELLRGLLEREFPDKRPENLP from the coding sequence ATGACCGCAAAGCCACCACGCAGCAAGCGCGTGGGCATCGGTGCGCGTCCGCCCGCGAATCCGCACGCCGAGGCGTGGATTCGCCAGGGCGATGCCGATGCGCTCAACAAAGGCGACCTTTACACGGCTCGCCTGACGCTCGACGTGACGCCCGCGCTGCGCGCGCGCATCAAGATCGCCGCCTTCGGCCAGGGCGTGACCGTGGCCGAACTGCTGCGCGGCCTGCTGGAGCGGGAGTTTCCCGACAAGCGCCCGGAGAACCTGCCATGA
- the parA gene encoding ParA family partition ATPase: protein MIVALLNQKGGVGKTTLATHIAGELALRGLHVILLDADPQGSSLDWTQRRSQQGLPRLFSAVGLARETLHQEAPELARRADHVIIDGPPRIAALARSALLAAERVLIPVQPSPYDLWASAEMVTLIREAQVFRPALRAAFVINRRVSTTVIGREARQSLAEQPLPALRAEVRQRIVFADSVAAGRLARETAPDSAAAREIAALVDELLRWPT from the coding sequence ATGATCGTCGCCTTGCTCAACCAGAAAGGCGGCGTCGGCAAGACCACGCTCGCCACGCACATCGCGGGCGAGTTGGCGCTGCGCGGCCTGCACGTCATCCTGCTGGATGCCGACCCGCAAGGTTCCTCGCTGGACTGGACGCAGCGGCGCAGCCAGCAGGGTTTGCCCCGGCTGTTCAGCGCCGTGGGCCTCGCCCGCGAGACGCTGCACCAAGAAGCGCCGGAACTGGCCCGCCGCGCAGATCACGTCATCATCGACGGCCCGCCACGCATCGCGGCACTGGCGCGCTCCGCGCTGCTGGCGGCCGAGCGCGTGCTGATCCCCGTGCAGCCCAGCCCCTACGACCTGTGGGCCAGCGCCGAGATGGTGACGCTGATCCGCGAGGCGCAGGTGTTTCGGCCTGCGCTGCGCGCGGCCTTCGTCATCAATCGGCGCGTCAGCACCACGGTGATCGGTCGGGAGGCGCGGCAGTCGCTGGCCGAACAGCCGCTGCCGGCACTGCGCGCCGAGGTTCGCCAGCGCATCGTCTTCGCCGACAGCGTGGCCGCCGGTCGGCTCGCACGCGAGACGGCACCGGACAGCGCCGCTGCACGCGAGATAGCCGCGCTGGTGGACGAGCTGCTGCGGTGGCCGACATGA
- a CDS encoding replication initiator protein A: MSRPALPSRQRPVQKREQLDLFRALPGDMAPRDSQDLMAYPFFSLAKSRRVAPIDFRAGNVTIRVEGTQEHGIATIWDADVLIWAASQIVEAKDAGLRPSRLMQATPYEILRFIGRGKSLRDYQRLKAALDRLQSTTVATSIRETTGRRLHRFSWINEWKELADTSGTPLGIELILPDWFYAGVLDAALVLTIDPAYFRLTGGIERWLYRLVRKHGGRQEYGWQFDFRYLHQKSGSTAKPYDFACDLRALVARQSLPGYVLGIERMPDSGMELLTFRPVPPTARG; this comes from the coding sequence ATGTCCCGTCCTGCGCTGCCGTCCCGGCAGCGGCCGGTGCAGAAGCGCGAACAGCTCGACCTGTTCCGCGCCTTGCCCGGCGACATGGCGCCGCGCGACAGCCAGGACTTGATGGCCTATCCGTTCTTCTCGCTGGCGAAGTCGCGGCGCGTCGCGCCGATCGACTTCCGGGCGGGCAACGTGACGATCCGCGTGGAAGGCACGCAGGAGCACGGCATCGCCACGATCTGGGATGCGGACGTGCTGATCTGGGCGGCCTCGCAGATCGTGGAGGCGAAGGACGCCGGCCTGCGGCCGTCGCGGCTCATGCAGGCTACGCCCTACGAGATCCTGCGCTTCATCGGGCGCGGCAAGTCGCTGCGCGACTACCAGCGCCTCAAGGCCGCGCTCGACCGGCTGCAATCGACCACGGTGGCCACGTCCATCCGCGAGACGACGGGGCGGCGCCTGCACCGCTTCTCGTGGATCAACGAATGGAAGGAGCTGGCCGACACCAGCGGCACGCCGCTGGGCATCGAGCTGATCCTGCCGGACTGGTTCTATGCTGGCGTGCTGGACGCCGCCCTGGTGCTGACCATCGACCCGGCGTATTTCCGGCTGACAGGCGGCATCGAGCGCTGGCTGTATCGCTTGGTGCGCAAGCATGGCGGCAGGCAGGAATACGGCTGGCAGTTCGACTTCCGCTATCTGCACCAGAAATCCGGCAGCACCGCCAAGCCCTACGACTTCGCTTGCGACCTGCGCGCGCTGGTCGCGCGGCAGTCGCTGCCCGGCTACGTCCTGGGCATCGAGCGGATGCCGGACAGCGGCATGGAGCTGCTGACCTTCCGGCCCGTGCCGCCCACGGCACGGGGATAA
- a CDS encoding helix-turn-helix transcriptional regulator, which yields MRPAPLRPAAAVAAPAQPQRYLTNDEAAEYLRLSPRTLEKQRVIGGGPKFRKFGRRVMYAVADLDAWADARSFDATSDPEYAERHAGDYRDRR from the coding sequence ATGCGACCTGCCCCCTTGCGGCCCGCCGCTGCTGTCGCTGCGCCCGCGCAGCCCCAACGCTACCTGACCAACGACGAGGCCGCCGAGTATCTGCGCCTCAGCCCGCGCACGCTGGAGAAACAGCGTGTGATCGGCGGCGGGCCGAAGTTCCGCAAGTTCGGCCGCCGCGTCATGTATGCGGTGGCCGACCTGGATGCCTGGGCCGATGCGCGCAGTTTCGATGCCACGTCCGACCCGGAGTACGCCGAGCGCCATGCGGGTGATTACCGTGATCGCCGCTGA
- a CDS encoding DUF2285 domain-containing protein, with translation MADPSAEHWYPTAAYLYTLHLDGPALAWEYLRRHPDYRRDWLHRRRRPEAAHAWGLRLLEDPTLDARDAHPAWFPDHDAVVQLYPDADPPPNAYAFEFWRVPGRKHLIHDGKRLVLVSRWPGCCMRLALAPGLEDGMAYLYATRACATPCARYRTLAAELDALAVATAAVPAAAARSRPTPAALLELHTLQALDATLAGASLREVAEGLFGADAVVADWHADSALRARVRRLVRRGDALMRGGYRRLAQLPPASSH, from the coding sequence ATGGCTGACCCGAGCGCCGAACACTGGTATCCGACCGCCGCGTATCTCTACACGCTGCACCTCGACGGCCCCGCGCTGGCGTGGGAATACCTGCGCCGCCACCCCGACTACCGCCGCGACTGGCTGCACCGTCGCCGCCGACCGGAGGCGGCGCATGCTTGGGGGCTTCGCCTGCTCGAAGATCCCACCCTGGATGCGCGCGACGCGCATCCGGCTTGGTTCCCCGACCACGATGCCGTGGTGCAGCTCTATCCCGATGCCGATCCGCCGCCCAATGCCTATGCCTTCGAGTTCTGGCGCGTGCCCGGTCGCAAGCACCTGATCCACGATGGCAAGCGCCTGGTGCTGGTGTCGCGCTGGCCCGGCTGCTGCATGCGGCTTGCGCTCGCGCCGGGGCTGGAAGACGGCATGGCGTACCTCTACGCCACCCGCGCCTGCGCCACGCCCTGCGCGCGCTATCGCACGCTCGCAGCGGAACTGGACGCCTTGGCCGTGGCGACGGCTGCCGTACCTGCAGCAGCGGCCCGTTCCCGGCCCACACCCGCCGCGCTGCTGGAACTGCACACCTTGCAGGCGCTTGATGCGACCCTCGCGGGCGCGTCCTTGCGCGAGGTGGCCGAAGGGTTGTTCGGTGCGGATGCAGTCGTAGCCGATTGGCACGCGGACAGCGCCTTGCGCGCCCGCGTGCGCCGACTGGTGCGTCGTGGCGATGCGCTGATGCGCGGCGGCTATCGCCGCCTGGCACAGCTTCCGCCAGCTTCGTCGCATTAG
- a CDS encoding DUF2958 domain-containing protein has translation MTQPLITAEHRAQLLAIGEARAAGQSIDPMPAVRLFTPDAHATWLLAALDPADGDTAWGLIDLGIGMPGLGHVKLSDLASIVGPRKQPVMRDRYFQPVRLLSEYLRLAEENGSITD, from the coding sequence ATGACCCAACCGCTCATCACCGCCGAACACCGCGCCCAACTGCTCGCCATCGGCGAGGCACGCGCTGCGGGCCAGAGCATCGACCCGATGCCGGCGGTGCGGCTGTTCACCCCTGACGCGCACGCCACCTGGCTGCTGGCCGCGCTTGATCCGGCCGATGGTGATACGGCATGGGGACTGATCGACCTGGGAATTGGCATGCCCGGGCTGGGCCATGTGAAGCTGTCCGATCTGGCGTCCATCGTCGGGCCGCGCAAGCAGCCGGTGATGCGCGACCGCTACTTCCAGCCGGTGCGGCTGCTGTCGGAGTACCTGCGGCTGGCCGAGGAAAACGGCTCGATCACCGACTGA
- a CDS encoding helix-turn-helix domain-containing protein has translation MAAKNSLATAIRTVRKARGLSQEAFSDVSSRTYMSSLERDLKSPTMHKLAELCEVMGVHPLTLLTLAYAGDSTRKVDQLLAQVRQELEEIEATRKDI, from the coding sequence GTGGCGGCGAAAAACTCATTGGCGACGGCAATACGGACGGTCAGAAAAGCGCGTGGCTTGAGCCAGGAAGCGTTCTCTGACGTGTCGAGCCGCACCTATATGAGTTCGCTGGAGCGCGACCTGAAAAGTCCGACCATGCACAAACTGGCCGAGCTGTGCGAGGTCATGGGAGTGCATCCGCTCACGCTGCTGACGCTGGCCTACGCCGGCGACAGCACGCGCAAGGTTGACCAGCTCCTGGCGCAGGTGCGCCAAGAGCTGGAAGAGATCGAAGCCACTCGCAAGGACATCTGA
- a CDS encoding DUF4238 domain-containing protein, with the protein MKFEKTNHHYVPQYWQRGFRGPNGHLYGKFRDGIRVVSTRTIMQQDYLYTVFDDQWNPSDSLEDALSAVEAEDAKLFQRLHSPSYTSTADDRNHLCAVLALQATRHPDILRHGTKRSRELGQVLATAHDYSLDEFKARMTGFAVSEADAHDCYVVLCSRSKEQLAAELAELTGLSPQSSQLPEQDALRAMPLVEQHLQQMELWLLDVPATEAFVLGDTPIPQSDLRQGFSVPLSRSLAVLACPALVPQTLLSRRNATATEVRDINRTQSDNALSVVAGPSAALLAAL; encoded by the coding sequence ATGAAATTCGAGAAAACCAATCACCACTACGTGCCGCAATACTGGCAACGCGGCTTCAGGGGGCCGAATGGGCACCTTTATGGGAAGTTCCGCGACGGGATCAGAGTCGTGTCGACGCGAACGATCATGCAGCAGGACTACCTCTACACGGTCTTCGACGATCAGTGGAACCCGTCGGACTCACTGGAAGATGCGCTCTCCGCAGTGGAAGCCGAAGATGCCAAGCTGTTCCAACGGCTGCACAGCCCTAGCTATACGAGCACAGCGGACGACAGGAACCACCTTTGCGCAGTGTTGGCTCTGCAAGCGACACGGCACCCTGACATCCTCCGGCACGGAACGAAACGCAGCCGCGAGTTGGGCCAAGTGCTGGCTACCGCTCATGATTACTCGCTAGACGAGTTCAAGGCGCGGATGACCGGCTTTGCCGTCAGCGAGGCCGATGCGCACGACTGCTACGTAGTTCTGTGCTCGCGCTCCAAGGAGCAACTAGCAGCGGAGCTGGCCGAACTGACCGGGCTGTCGCCGCAGTCCTCGCAGCTTCCCGAGCAAGATGCCCTTCGTGCGATGCCGCTGGTCGAGCAGCACTTGCAGCAGATGGAGCTGTGGCTGCTCGATGTGCCAGCGACTGAGGCGTTTGTGTTGGGAGACACGCCGATTCCGCAATCCGATCTGCGTCAGGGTTTCTCGGTGCCGCTGTCCCGATCCCTCGCCGTGCTGGCGTGTCCCGCTCTGGTCCCGCAGACGTTGCTGTCCCGGCGCAATGCCACGGCGACCGAAGTCAGGGACATCAATCGCACGCAAAGCGACAACGCCCTGTCCGTAGTCGCCGGGCCTTCGGCCGCGTTGTTGGCGGCCTTGTAG
- a CDS encoding ParB/RepB/Spo0J family partition protein produces MNAVLKTETIAIETAAPLEVADPSKNLILVPLSQLLPRRSKRNARTTSRMSIPELAASIARVGPLQNLVVILAADGEHYEVVAGDRRLTALKLLAKKKRIPADYEVACLLVPDASARTVSLAENLLREQMHPADQFEAFAALVKEGRPIEDIAADFGVTPLVVQRRLKLANVSPRLLADYRGGVVTLEQLMALTITDDHAAQEAAFYGAPEWQRGASALRERLTEREIDASHPLVRFAGLDAYTAAGGGIRRDLFAEGDAGTYLTDAALLETLVRDKLDALAGDVRAEGWAWVEAVPHMSYAERQAFQNAPRQRREPNAREARRIASLQTRLDKIDAELEDAYDAEDEDKTEALEPRREQAAGELQAVEEALQGYAPDVRAVAGAIVTLDRSGEAVIQRGLLREAEAKALRTLERLRQGFGGAEGEAGNDDEGEDAEQPKAASLSDRLAQRLSAHRTAALQIEVARHPQVALAALVHGLVQTVLQDSHYGHDLPLGVSLKVQDRLEGMAPDWPESPAAVALRELQQVAGEALPQDSAELFAALLAMEQGELVRLLAVCVAATVDVVTPRATAHQPGAELAQAVGLDMAAWWQPTADGYFQHVPKAAILEAVGEFAPSHATRLAKLKKADIASEAERLAEGTGWMPAVFKSGHDTEPQEGAQDVEAPEDAADEVEAHALAA; encoded by the coding sequence ATGAACGCCGTCCTGAAAACCGAAACCATCGCCATCGAAACCGCCGCGCCGCTGGAAGTGGCCGACCCGAGCAAGAACCTGATTTTGGTTCCGCTCTCGCAGTTGCTGCCGCGCCGCTCCAAGCGCAACGCGCGGACGACCTCGCGCATGTCCATCCCCGAACTGGCCGCGAGCATTGCCCGCGTCGGCCCGCTGCAAAACCTCGTCGTCATCCTTGCCGCTGATGGCGAGCATTACGAAGTGGTGGCCGGCGACCGCCGCCTGACCGCCTTGAAGCTGCTGGCGAAGAAGAAGCGCATCCCTGCCGACTACGAAGTGGCGTGCCTGCTGGTGCCCGACGCTTCGGCCCGTACCGTCAGCCTCGCGGAAAACCTGCTGCGCGAGCAGATGCACCCGGCCGACCAGTTCGAGGCGTTCGCCGCGCTGGTCAAGGAAGGCCGCCCCATCGAAGACATTGCCGCCGACTTCGGCGTGACCCCGCTGGTGGTGCAGCGCCGTCTCAAACTCGCCAACGTCTCGCCGCGCCTGCTGGCCGACTACCGGGGCGGAGTCGTCACGCTGGAACAGTTGATGGCCCTGACCATCACCGACGACCACGCCGCGCAGGAAGCCGCGTTCTACGGTGCGCCCGAATGGCAGCGTGGCGCGTCCGCGCTACGCGAACGCCTGACCGAACGCGAAATCGACGCTTCGCATCCGCTGGTGCGCTTCGCCGGGCTGGACGCCTACACGGCGGCGGGCGGCGGCATCCGCCGCGACCTGTTCGCGGAAGGCGATGCCGGAACCTACCTGACCGACGCCGCGCTGCTGGAAACGCTGGTGCGCGACAAGCTGGATGCACTGGCCGGGGACGTGCGCGCCGAGGGTTGGGCGTGGGTGGAAGCCGTGCCGCACATGAGCTATGCCGAGCGGCAGGCGTTCCAGAACGCGCCGCGCCAGCGCCGCGAACCGAACGCCCGCGAAGCCCGCCGCATCGCCTCGCTGCAAACCCGCCTCGACAAGATCGACGCTGAACTGGAAGACGCCTACGACGCCGAGGACGAGGACAAGACCGAGGCGCTGGAACCACGTCGCGAACAGGCCGCCGGAGAACTGCAAGCCGTGGAGGAAGCCTTGCAGGGCTACGCCCCGGACGTGCGCGCCGTGGCCGGTGCCATCGTCACCCTCGACCGCAGCGGCGAAGCCGTGATTCAGCGCGGGCTGCTGCGCGAAGCCGAAGCCAAGGCGCTGCGCACGCTGGAACGCTTGCGGCAGGGTTTCGGCGGCGCGGAAGGCGAAGCCGGGAACGACGACGAAGGCGAGGACGCCGAACAGCCCAAGGCCGCGAGCCTGTCCGACCGGCTGGCGCAGCGGTTGAGCGCGCACCGTACCGCCGCGCTGCAAATCGAAGTCGCCCGGCATCCGCAAGTCGCCCTGGCCGCGCTGGTGCATGGGCTGGTGCAGACCGTCTTGCAGGACAGCCACTACGGCCACGACCTGCCGCTAGGCGTGAGCCTGAAAGTGCAAGACCGGCTGGAAGGCATGGCCCCCGACTGGCCCGAGTCACCCGCCGCCGTGGCTCTGCGCGAATTGCAGCAGGTCGCGGGCGAAGCGCTGCCGCAGGACAGCGCCGAACTGTTCGCCGCGCTGCTGGCGATGGAGCAAGGCGAACTGGTGCGGCTGCTGGCGGTATGCGTGGCGGCGACCGTGGACGTGGTGACGCCTCGCGCCACGGCGCACCAGCCGGGCGCGGAACTGGCGCAGGCCGTGGGGCTGGATATGGCCGCATGGTGGCAGCCCACCGCAGACGGATATTTCCAGCATGTGCCGAAGGCCGCGATTCTGGAAGCCGTGGGCGAGTTCGCACCGTCGCACGCTACCCGACTGGCGAAGTTGAAGAAGGCCGACATTGCCAGCGAGGCGGAACGGCTGGCCGAGGGTACAGGCTGGATGCCCGCCGTGTTCAAGAGCGGACACGACACGGAGCCGCAGGAAGGCGCGCAGGACGTGGAGGCGCCGGAAGATGCCGCCGACGAAGTGGAAGCCCACGCGCTCGCCGCGTGA